The following proteins are co-located in the Phaenicophaeus curvirostris isolate KB17595 chromosome 12, BPBGC_Pcur_1.0, whole genome shotgun sequence genome:
- the LINGO1 gene encoding leucine-rich repeat and immunoglobulin-like domain-containing nogo receptor-interacting protein 1 isoform X1: MQVRDRMVAGEASMRSPILACWQPILLLMLGSILSGSATGCPPRCECSAQERAVLCHRKRFMVVPEGIPTETRLLDLGKNRIKTLNQDEFANYPHLEELELNENIISAIEPGAFNNLFNLRTLGLRSNRLKLIPLGVFTGLSNLTKLDISENKIVILLDYMFQDLYNLKSLEVGDNDLVYISHRAFSGLNSLEQLTLEKCNLTSIPTEALSHLHGLIVLRLRHLNINTIRDYSFKRLYRLKVLEISHWPYLDTMTSNCLYGLNLTSLSITHCNLTSIPYVSVRHLVYLRFLNLSYNPIVTIEGSMLHDLLRLQEIQLVGGQLTTVEPFAFRGLNYLRILNVSGNLLTTLEESAFHSVGNLETLILDNNPLACDCRLLWVFRRRWRLNFNKQQPTCSTPEFVQGKEFKDFPDVLLPNYFTCRRARIRDRKPQQIFVDEGHTVHFVCRADGDPPPTIMWLSPRKHLISTKTNGRLTVFPDGTLEVRYAQIQDNGTYLCIASNAGGNDTMLAHLHVRSYSPDWPHQPNKTFAFISNQPNESDANSTRATVPFPFDIKTLIIATTMGFISFLGVVLFCLVLLFLWSRGKGNTKHNIEIEYVPRKSDAGISSADAPRKFNMKMI, encoded by the coding sequence GTGAGAGATAGGATGGTAGCTGGGGAGGCGAGTATGCGCAGCCCAATCCTGGCCTGCTGGCAGCCGATTCTCCTCCTGATGCTGGGTTCCATCCTGTCTGGCTCCGCCACGGGCTGCCCACCACGCTGCGAATGCTCTGCTCAGGAGCGCGCTGTCCTGTGCCATCGGAAGCGATTCATGGTCGTGCCGGAGGGGATCCCAACCGAGACCAGGCTGCTGGACTTGGGCAAGAATCGTATCAAGACACTCAACCAGGATGAATTTGCCAACTACCCTCatctggaggagctggagctaaACGAGAACATTATCAGTGCCATTGAACCTGGGGCTTTCAACAACCTCTTCAACCTCAGGACGCTGGGGCTCAGGAGTAACAGACTCAAGCTGATCCCCTTGGGGGTGTTTACCGGACTCAGCAACCTTACCAAGCTAGACATTAGTGAGAACAAAATTGTGATCCTCCTAGACTACATGTTCCAGGACTTGTACAACCTGAAGTCTTTGGAGGTGGGGGACAACGACCTTGTCTACATCTCCCACCGGGCCTTCAGCGGCCTCAACAGCCTGGAGCAGCTGACCCTGGAGAAATGCAACCTGACCTCCATCCCCACAGAGGCCCTGTCTCACCTTCATGGCTTGATCGTGCTGCGGCTGCGCCATCTGAACATCAACACCATCCGGGATTACTCGTTCAAGAGGCTGTATCGGCTCAAGGTCCTTGAGATCTCACATTGGCCCTACCTGGATACTATGACATCCAACTGCCTCTATGGGTTGAACCTGACCTCCTTGTCCATCACGCACTGCAACCTGACATCCATCCCGTACGTGTCAGTGAGGCACTTGGTTTACCTCCGATTCCTGAACCTGTCCTACAACCCCATTGTCACCATCGAGGGCTCCATGCTCCATGATCTGCTCAGGCTGCAGGAGATCCAGCTGGTGGGAGGGCAGCTCACCACGGTCGAGCCCTTTGCCTTCCGTGGCCTCAATTACCTGCGCATCCTGAACGTGTCAGGGAATTTGCTGACCACCCTGGAGGAGTCGGCCTTCCATTCGGTGGGCAACCTGGAGACGCTCATCCTTGACAACAACCCTTTAGCCTGCGACTGTCGGCTGCTCTGGGTTTTCCGTCGGCGATGGAGGTTGAACTTCAACAAGCAGCAGCCCACCTGCTCCACCCCCGAGTTCGTCCAGGGCAAAGAGTTCAAAGATTTCCCCGATGTCCTCCTACCCAACTACTTCACCTGCCGCCGTGCACGAATACGGGACCGCAAACCTCAGCAGATTTTTGTGGACGAAGGCCACACAGTCCATTTTGTCTGCCGGGCAGATGGAGATCCGCCCCCCACCATCATGTGGCTCTCTCCCCGGAAGCACCTCATCTCTACCAAAACCAACGGGCGGCTCACTGTCTTCCCTGACGGCACGCTGGAGGTGCGCTACGCCCAGATCCAGGACAATGGCACCTACCTATGCATCGCCAGCAACGCGGGTGGCAACGACACCATGCTGGCCCACCTGCACGTGCGCAGCTACTCCCCAGACTGGCCCCACCAGCCCAACAAGACTTTCGCGTTCATCTCCAACCAGCCCAACGAGAGCGATGCCAACAGCACGCGCGCCACCGTGCCTTTCCCCTTTGACATCAAGACTCTCATCATTGCCACCACCATGGGCTTCATTTCCTTCCTGGGCGTCGTGCTTTTCTGTCTGGTGCTCCTCTTCCTGTGGAGCCGGGGGAAAGGCAACACCAAGCACAACATTGAAATCGAGTATGTGCCACGCAAGTCCGATGCGGGCATCAGCTCTGCCGACGCGCCACGCAAGTTCAACATGAAGATGATTTAA
- the LINGO1 gene encoding leucine-rich repeat and immunoglobulin-like domain-containing nogo receptor-interacting protein 1 isoform X2, producing MVAGEASMRSPILACWQPILLLMLGSILSGSATGCPPRCECSAQERAVLCHRKRFMVVPEGIPTETRLLDLGKNRIKTLNQDEFANYPHLEELELNENIISAIEPGAFNNLFNLRTLGLRSNRLKLIPLGVFTGLSNLTKLDISENKIVILLDYMFQDLYNLKSLEVGDNDLVYISHRAFSGLNSLEQLTLEKCNLTSIPTEALSHLHGLIVLRLRHLNINTIRDYSFKRLYRLKVLEISHWPYLDTMTSNCLYGLNLTSLSITHCNLTSIPYVSVRHLVYLRFLNLSYNPIVTIEGSMLHDLLRLQEIQLVGGQLTTVEPFAFRGLNYLRILNVSGNLLTTLEESAFHSVGNLETLILDNNPLACDCRLLWVFRRRWRLNFNKQQPTCSTPEFVQGKEFKDFPDVLLPNYFTCRRARIRDRKPQQIFVDEGHTVHFVCRADGDPPPTIMWLSPRKHLISTKTNGRLTVFPDGTLEVRYAQIQDNGTYLCIASNAGGNDTMLAHLHVRSYSPDWPHQPNKTFAFISNQPNESDANSTRATVPFPFDIKTLIIATTMGFISFLGVVLFCLVLLFLWSRGKGNTKHNIEIEYVPRKSDAGISSADAPRKFNMKMI from the coding sequence ATGGTAGCTGGGGAGGCGAGTATGCGCAGCCCAATCCTGGCCTGCTGGCAGCCGATTCTCCTCCTGATGCTGGGTTCCATCCTGTCTGGCTCCGCCACGGGCTGCCCACCACGCTGCGAATGCTCTGCTCAGGAGCGCGCTGTCCTGTGCCATCGGAAGCGATTCATGGTCGTGCCGGAGGGGATCCCAACCGAGACCAGGCTGCTGGACTTGGGCAAGAATCGTATCAAGACACTCAACCAGGATGAATTTGCCAACTACCCTCatctggaggagctggagctaaACGAGAACATTATCAGTGCCATTGAACCTGGGGCTTTCAACAACCTCTTCAACCTCAGGACGCTGGGGCTCAGGAGTAACAGACTCAAGCTGATCCCCTTGGGGGTGTTTACCGGACTCAGCAACCTTACCAAGCTAGACATTAGTGAGAACAAAATTGTGATCCTCCTAGACTACATGTTCCAGGACTTGTACAACCTGAAGTCTTTGGAGGTGGGGGACAACGACCTTGTCTACATCTCCCACCGGGCCTTCAGCGGCCTCAACAGCCTGGAGCAGCTGACCCTGGAGAAATGCAACCTGACCTCCATCCCCACAGAGGCCCTGTCTCACCTTCATGGCTTGATCGTGCTGCGGCTGCGCCATCTGAACATCAACACCATCCGGGATTACTCGTTCAAGAGGCTGTATCGGCTCAAGGTCCTTGAGATCTCACATTGGCCCTACCTGGATACTATGACATCCAACTGCCTCTATGGGTTGAACCTGACCTCCTTGTCCATCACGCACTGCAACCTGACATCCATCCCGTACGTGTCAGTGAGGCACTTGGTTTACCTCCGATTCCTGAACCTGTCCTACAACCCCATTGTCACCATCGAGGGCTCCATGCTCCATGATCTGCTCAGGCTGCAGGAGATCCAGCTGGTGGGAGGGCAGCTCACCACGGTCGAGCCCTTTGCCTTCCGTGGCCTCAATTACCTGCGCATCCTGAACGTGTCAGGGAATTTGCTGACCACCCTGGAGGAGTCGGCCTTCCATTCGGTGGGCAACCTGGAGACGCTCATCCTTGACAACAACCCTTTAGCCTGCGACTGTCGGCTGCTCTGGGTTTTCCGTCGGCGATGGAGGTTGAACTTCAACAAGCAGCAGCCCACCTGCTCCACCCCCGAGTTCGTCCAGGGCAAAGAGTTCAAAGATTTCCCCGATGTCCTCCTACCCAACTACTTCACCTGCCGCCGTGCACGAATACGGGACCGCAAACCTCAGCAGATTTTTGTGGACGAAGGCCACACAGTCCATTTTGTCTGCCGGGCAGATGGAGATCCGCCCCCCACCATCATGTGGCTCTCTCCCCGGAAGCACCTCATCTCTACCAAAACCAACGGGCGGCTCACTGTCTTCCCTGACGGCACGCTGGAGGTGCGCTACGCCCAGATCCAGGACAATGGCACCTACCTATGCATCGCCAGCAACGCGGGTGGCAACGACACCATGCTGGCCCACCTGCACGTGCGCAGCTACTCCCCAGACTGGCCCCACCAGCCCAACAAGACTTTCGCGTTCATCTCCAACCAGCCCAACGAGAGCGATGCCAACAGCACGCGCGCCACCGTGCCTTTCCCCTTTGACATCAAGACTCTCATCATTGCCACCACCATGGGCTTCATTTCCTTCCTGGGCGTCGTGCTTTTCTGTCTGGTGCTCCTCTTCCTGTGGAGCCGGGGGAAAGGCAACACCAAGCACAACATTGAAATCGAGTATGTGCCACGCAAGTCCGATGCGGGCATCAGCTCTGCCGACGCGCCACGCAAGTTCAACATGAAGATGATTTAA